Genomic window (Phycisphaeraceae bacterium):
GATGGTGGGCTTTGCACAAACAACAGACCATATTTCTACTCGTGCGGTCCCGATGGTGATCCTTCAACAGTTGATGACAACGTATACCTTGTCCGGCCGAACGGATTCCAGAACTGATCCAAACTGAGTCGTGTTCTGAGCAGTTGATACAGTGAGCACGGGTCGTTATGTCGGTTTTGTTTCGTGCGCGTCGTCGTGATGATGGTCAGGCTCAAAGAGACCAGTGCGCAAGCCCCAGATTGTGTGAATGACGCGGGTTGCGAGAATCCCCGCTGTGAAGCCGACGACGAACGCCCATCCGACACTCAGCACCTCCGTCTTTCGGAGCACGAACATCAGGAGCATCGAGACGCCGTAGTACACGGGTGAGAGCGCAAGGCGCTGGAGTTGTACACCCGTTGCGTCGCGAAAGAACGAGCCTCTGTGCCGCTTACCCCTTGGACGGTTGGGGTCTGGCATTGGCATGGCACGCGGTGGCTTTGCTCTGCCTGCGTGGTTGGCAAGCCAGTGGAGCGTGTAGTAGAGCGCTACATCGACGAGCCCATCGATAACCGCGGCTGTCACGGTGACCGCCGCTTCCTGGATGCTTTTAGATGTACCCGAGAAAAGACTTTGGACCCACGGCGAGATCCATTCAACGGGCAGCTTAGCGATTGCAATAGCAAGCAGACCCGATGCAACAAGATTGAAGTTGATGTTGATAATCCGGTGCTTGCGGTAAGCTTTAACAAGACGTTGTGGCATGCTGACAATCCTACGCCTTGTATTCGGATGTGCGGGCTGATGTATTCACTGACATTTTCGTTACGACGTCAGATGTGAACAACCGAGCACGTGCGACAGCAACAGCCTCAGGGTTCCTGTCACCAAGAATCCACGAGCGTCCCAGTTTTTGCGCAGCGACACCGGTCGTTCCGGACCCGCACACGGGATCGAGCACAATGCCATCGTTCGGGCAACACGCTGAAACCAGCATCGAAAGAAGCGCGATGGGTTTCTGCGTTGGATATCCCACACGCTCGGTACTCATGTTGTTGATTGTTGGGATGTCGATGACATCGGTTGCTTTTTTCATTTGTCCCTGCATGCGCCTGCTGGTCGCTGGCACCATCGGGGGCGTGAAGTGGTAGATCTTTGGGTTGATGCAGTACAGCAGGATGTCGTCGTGCTTGCGAGCGAACCTGCGTGGTGACGATCCGCCGAGACCGTACTGCCAGATAAGATGGTTCACAAACCGGTTTTCGCCAAGGAGTTCATCGAGGAGCAATCGCGCGTGATGGGATGTGCGCCAGTCGACATGGAGCAGGATGAGCCCGGTGTTTTTTATTGAAGGGAGCGTTGCAGCAAGACGCTGGCGCAGCCACGCGACCCAGTCTTTGGTGGCAGGCCAGGTGTCTGTGTAGCTCCCAGCGTGGCTCGATTGTGTGATGCCCGTGTTGAACGGCGGATCCGCGTAGAGCAGATCGATGCTCGCGGGATCGAGTGAGCCAGCAAGGTCGAGCCAGTCTGTGCACTGGATGGAGTTGCGATAGATCATGCGGCGAGTGCCCTGTTAACTCTGTGGCAACGGTATGCGCTATAGAAACAGATAAGAGCAGCAACCAAACTCATGATGGCAGTACGGGTTGATGATCGTGCTGCTACATTTGTAAACAAGTTATAGTCGTTCAATACTGGGGCATTGAAGTATCTTGCTATATCCCAGATATCGTTACTGCGTAGCTCAAAGCCATCTTTGTTGATAGTTTGGATTATCTGCTCAGTGTTTAAGCCGCCGTTATTGTTCAGGTCTTCAACTTTCCGCGTAGTCTGATCAAGTATTTCCGAAGATCTAATTGCGATCAGCGAGTGCCATCGAGCAATCTCCAGCACAGACATGCATGAAAACAATAGCAAACCACAGCCTAGAACCGCGAGTACCCGTGTTGGTGCATGTGAGATAGTTTGGGTCGCATCTTGCATGAACACATCGTATTCGTGCAATTTTGATTCGGAATATAGATATCACACATGCTGCACGCTTGATGCCGCCTGTGCTGGTGCTCGGCCGACGGAATAGTACGTGAACCCGTGCTTGGTGAGCATCTCAGGTCTGAAGAGGTTGCGGCCGTCGAAGATCACAGGCTGATTCATCACGTCGTGCAGACGTTTCCAGTCCGGGCTCTTGAACTCGTCCCAGTCTGTCGAGATGACAAGTCCGTCAGCACCTTGTGCGCACTCGTAGATATCGTCGGCGATGAACGGGCCGGATCCGAGTTCCTTCGCAGCGTTCTCGGCAGCAACCGGATCATACCCCCGCACGTTCGCACCGAATCCGAGCGCCTTGCGTATGAGGGTGAGAGCGGGCGCTTCGCGGATGTCGTCGGTGCGGGGTTTGAATGAGAGTCCCCAGAAGGCAAGGGTCTTGCCGGAGAGTCCATCCTGGTCCTTGTAGTGGTTTGAGATCTTCTGGAAGAAGAGCTCGCGCTGGTGCTGGTTGACCTCGTGGACGGCGCGAGAGAGCTTGGCCTGCCTGCCAGCCTGATCACCCATCATGATGCACGCGAGCGTATCCTTGGGGAAGCACGAGCCACCGTACCCAAGACCGGGGTACAAGAACTGATTGCCGATGCGCTTGTCCGCGCACATGCCCTTGCGTACCTGCTCGATGTCTGCGCCGTATGCCTCGCAGAGTGTTGCCATCTCGTTAATAAAACTGATCTTTGTTGCGAGGAAGTTGTTAGAGGCGTATTTCACCATCTCACTCGATGGGATCTCGAGAATGAAGATGGGATGGCCGTTGCGGACGAACGGCTCGTAGATTGTGTTGAAGAAATCCGCTGTCGCCTCTTCTTCAACGCCACAGACCACGCGGTCGGGCTTGTTGAAGTCTGTGATGGCGTCGCCCTCCTTGAGAAACTCGGGGTTGTTTCCGATGCGAAACGGGATGCTG
Coding sequences:
- a CDS encoding site-specific DNA-methyltransferase, with amino-acid sequence MIYRNSIQCTDWLDLAGSLDPASIDLLYADPPFNTGITQSSHAGSYTDTWPATKDWVAWLRQRLAATLPSIKNTGLILLHVDWRTSHHARLLLDELLGENRFVNHLIWQYGLGGSSPRRFARKHDDILLYCINPKIYHFTPPMVPATSRRMQGQMKKATDVIDIPTINNMSTERVGYPTQKPIALLSMLVSACCPNDGIVLDPVCGSGTTGVAAQKLGRSWILGDRNPEAVAVARARLFTSDVVTKMSVNTSARTSEYKA
- a CDS encoding UDP-glucose/GDP-mannose dehydrogenase family protein yields the protein MKLTMVGTGYVGLVTGVCFSNTGNDVVCLDVDPRKIEMLKRGECPIYEPGLTELMHRNTESGRLQFTTDKNEAYRDADAIFICVGTPSDDRGHTDLKYIHAAADDIADVLIDLGPNQKPKIVVMKSTVPVGTTQAMGKRIREKVGPSIPFRIGNNPEFLKEGDAITDFNKPDRVVCGVEEEATADFFNTIYEPFVRNGHPIFILEIPSSEMVKYASNNFLATKISFINEMATLCEAYGADIEQVRKGMCADKRIGNQFLYPGLGYGGSCFPKDTLACIMMGDQAGRQAKLSRAVHEVNQHQRELFFQKISNHYKDQDGLSGKTLAFWGLSFKPRTDDIREAPALTLIRKALGFGANVRGYDPVAAENAAKELGSGPFIADDIYECAQGADGLVISTDWDEFKSPDWKRLHDVMNQPVIFDGRNLFRPEMLTKHGFTYYSVGRAPAQAASSVQHV